One window from the genome of Candidatus Zixiibacteriota bacterium encodes:
- a CDS encoding L-seryl-tRNA(Sec) selenium transferase, which produces MTDKIISHPRDFPAVEELLQHPRLADLIARLPRPVAADVVRAVVAEAKSRLTSQDRPLTRDDLLAALRAALRAAGRQAAARVINATGIVVHTNLGRAPLPADLFDAIKHSVTGYGNTEFSLETGRRGGRGGAAESYLALLAEAEAATVVNNCAAALFLALNSLAARKEVLISRGELVQIGGGFRIPDILRKSGARLREVGTTNITTIADYASNIDPKRTGLILKVHKSNFTQAGFTEEVSLRDLVALGREHNLPVMNDLGSGLFIDTLPLLGYSEPTVQQSVRAGAVLTTFSGDKLLGGVQAGLLVGRAEIIRTIKKNPLFRTMRVDKIVFSALERLFSIYLGGTWQTDITLWRLLALPESELYKRGKKILADLGQPEDLSVEATQAFVGGGALPEAAIPSVAVCFSKTRNAAALLAAFRDRDLPIIGRIENDRFLLDLKAVETEDLPALTEAIRSVLG; this is translated from the coding sequence ATGACCGACAAAATCATTTCCCATCCGCGCGACTTCCCCGCCGTCGAGGAGCTCCTCCAGCACCCCCGCCTGGCCGATCTCATCGCCCGTTTGCCCCGTCCGGTCGCCGCCGACGTTGTCCGGGCCGTCGTCGCCGAGGCCAAATCCCGGCTGACGAGCCAAGACCGGCCGCTGACCCGCGACGACCTTCTCGCCGCCCTCCGGGCCGCTCTCCGTGCGGCCGGCCGACAGGCCGCCGCCCGGGTCATCAACGCCACCGGCATCGTCGTCCACACCAATCTCGGACGCGCCCCCCTTCCGGCCGATCTCTTTGACGCCATCAAGCACTCCGTCACCGGCTACGGGAACACCGAATTCAGCCTGGAAACCGGCCGCCGGGGCGGCCGGGGCGGGGCGGCCGAAAGCTACCTCGCCTTGCTCGCCGAGGCCGAGGCCGCCACCGTTGTCAACAACTGCGCCGCGGCGCTCTTTCTGGCCCTCAATTCCCTGGCCGCCCGCAAGGAGGTCCTCATCTCGCGGGGCGAGCTGGTCCAGATCGGCGGCGGCTTCCGCATCCCCGATATTCTCCGCAAATCAGGCGCCCGGCTCCGGGAAGTCGGCACCACGAACATTACCACGATCGCGGACTACGCCTCTAATATCGACCCGAAGCGCACCGGGCTTATCCTGAAAGTCCACAAAAGCAATTTCACCCAGGCTGGCTTCACCGAGGAGGTTTCCCTCCGCGATCTGGTCGCGCTCGGCCGCGAGCACAACCTCCCGGTGATGAACGATCTCGGCAGCGGCCTCTTCATCGACACCCTCCCCCTCCTTGGCTACTCCGAACCGACTGTCCAGCAATCGGTTCGTGCCGGCGCCGTGCTCACAACCTTCTCCGGCGACAAACTCCTCGGCGGCGTCCAGGCCGGCCTCCTGGTCGGCCGGGCCGAGATCATCCGCACGATCAAGAAGAACCCGCTCTTTCGCACCATGCGCGTCGACAAAATCGTCTTCTCCGCCCTCGAGCGCCTCTTCTCCATCTACCTCGGTGGCACCTGGCAAACCGACATCACGCTCTGGCGCCTGCTCGCCCTCCCCGAATCCGAGCTGTACAAGCGGGGTAAGAAAATCCTGGCCGACCTGGGGCAGCCCGAGGACCTCTCGGTGGAAGCCACCCAGGCATTCGTCGGCGGAGGCGCCCTCCCCGAGGCCGCCATCCCCTCGGTCGCCGTGTGCTTCTCCAAAACCCGCAACGCCGCCGCCCTGCTGGCCGCCTTCCGCGACCGCGACCTCCCCATCATCGGTCGGATCGAAAACGATCGCTTCCTCCTCGACCTGAAAGCGGTCGAAACAGAGGATTTGCCGGCTCTCACCGAAGCCATCCGGTCGGTCCTCGGGTAA
- the selB gene encoding selenocysteine-specific translation elongation factor: MIVVGTAGHIDHGKSALVKRLTGTDPDRLPEEKARGMTIDLGFAFYRTPAGATVAFIDVPGHERFVKNMIAGAGGIDAVMLVIAADDGWMPQTEEHFQVVRLLGVRHGLVVINKTDLVEPDWLELLTADIGARLAGTFLHDVPVFAVSAATGAGFDPLREYLNRLPGLVASRKDIGKARLFIDRSFVRPGIGGVVTGTLRGGSLRLGQTVGVWPARTVGKIRSLHSGGDSVDLAEPGQRTAVSFTGVDREQLLRGGVITDRTDLEYFPHHPVLALSLELLPNAPVALEDRRRVLLIVGTTEVEGEIRLFRAEEIRPGGSGLVFFQPDQPVYALIGDRCIMRLPTPMVTLGGGQVLDHLRFFPRRRALDRYDYLLLRSSGRLEDLVRSELQKRTAVHRPHLLEHADCAETAINQAVTRLIDSGQAALYRGYVFEPTAFAQALERFKRRLEKHFERKSHLKGVPIETLQQLSPYGRETTDLLIQYALENRILVRHDDEYSVAGRGMTLAGPVRTAYDEIMAALRADPWAPPKLADLTSRGKAHREAIRFILDSREGHKCGADFIFLADTWQTVLAYIRERLDRTGELAITDLRDRFGFTRKFAVPILEETDRLRLTRREGDLRVKGERYEVPLADL; this comes from the coding sequence ATGATCGTCGTTGGCACCGCGGGACACATAGACCACGGCAAGTCGGCCCTCGTCAAACGCCTCACCGGCACCGACCCCGACCGTCTCCCGGAGGAGAAGGCGCGCGGCATGACCATCGACCTCGGCTTCGCCTTCTACCGCACGCCCGCCGGCGCCACCGTCGCCTTCATCGATGTTCCCGGCCACGAGCGGTTTGTCAAGAACATGATCGCAGGGGCCGGCGGGATCGACGCCGTGATGCTCGTGATCGCCGCCGATGACGGCTGGATGCCGCAGACCGAGGAGCACTTTCAGGTGGTTCGCCTGCTCGGGGTACGGCACGGCCTGGTGGTGATCAACAAGACCGACCTCGTCGAGCCCGACTGGCTGGAGCTCCTGACCGCGGACATCGGCGCGCGCCTGGCCGGCACCTTCCTCCACGACGTCCCGGTCTTTGCGGTCTCCGCGGCCACCGGCGCCGGTTTCGATCCCCTGCGCGAATACCTCAACCGCCTCCCCGGCCTCGTCGCCTCGCGCAAAGACATCGGGAAAGCCCGCCTCTTCATCGACCGCTCCTTCGTCCGGCCCGGCATCGGCGGCGTGGTGACCGGCACCCTGCGCGGCGGCTCTCTGCGCCTCGGCCAGACGGTCGGCGTCTGGCCCGCCCGCACCGTCGGCAAAATCCGGTCGCTCCACTCCGGCGGCGACAGCGTCGACCTCGCCGAACCGGGCCAGCGCACCGCCGTCTCCTTCACCGGCGTCGACCGCGAACAGCTCCTCCGCGGCGGGGTCATCACCGACCGCACCGACCTCGAGTACTTCCCGCACCATCCGGTGCTCGCCCTCTCGCTCGAACTTCTCCCCAACGCCCCGGTCGCCCTGGAGGACCGGCGCCGCGTCCTCCTCATAGTCGGCACCACGGAGGTCGAGGGGGAGATTCGCCTCTTCCGCGCCGAGGAGATCCGGCCCGGCGGCTCCGGCCTGGTTTTCTTCCAGCCCGACCAGCCCGTCTACGCCCTCATCGGCGACCGCTGCATCATGCGCCTGCCGACACCGATGGTCACGCTCGGCGGCGGCCAGGTGCTCGACCACCTCCGCTTCTTCCCCCGCCGCCGCGCCCTCGACCGCTACGACTATCTTCTCCTCCGGAGCAGCGGCCGACTGGAGGATCTCGTCCGTTCGGAACTGCAGAAACGCACCGCTGTCCACCGCCCGCACCTGCTCGAACACGCCGACTGCGCCGAGACCGCCATCAACCAGGCCGTCACCCGCCTCATCGACTCCGGCCAGGCCGCCCTCTACCGGGGATACGTTTTCGAGCCGACCGCATTTGCCCAGGCTCTCGAGCGCTTCAAGCGACGTCTCGAGAAACACTTCGAGCGCAAGTCCCACCTCAAGGGAGTCCCGATCGAGACGCTCCAGCAGCTCTCCCCCTACGGCCGCGAGACGACCGACCTCCTCATCCAGTACGCCCTGGAGAACCGGATCCTGGTGCGGCACGACGACGAGTACTCCGTCGCCGGGCGCGGCATGACTCTCGCCGGCCCCGTCCGCACCGCCTACGACGAGATCATGGCCGCACTCCGGGCCGACCCCTGGGCGCCGCCTAAACTCGCCGATCTGACCTCCCGCGGCAAGGCGCACCGCGAGGCGATCCGCTTCATCCTCGACTCCCGCGAGGGGCACAAGTGCGGCGCCGATTTCATCTTCCTCGCCGACACCTGGCAGACCGTCCTCGCCTACATCCGCGAACGGCTCGACCGGACCGGCGAACTCGCCATCACCGACCTCCGCGACCGCTTCGGCTTCACCCGCAAATTCGCCGTGCCCATCCTCGAGGAAACCGATCGCCTCCGGCTCACCCGCCGCGAGGGCGACCTCCGCGTCAAAGGAGAACGCTATGAAGTCCCGCTCGCTGATCTATAA
- a CDS encoding amidohydrolase: MKSRSLIYNANILTQDRRLAVDSMAIERGRIVAVGDNLRGVGPFAGFDRIDLRRRTVVPGFVDAHTHFYYYALSLGRIDLHGVDSLDECLRLIRGFCRGLGPDDWVVGEGYRPDLFAGRVEPDRRQLDRVVGRRPAFIFSHDQHSAWVSTRALELAGLTRRTPDPAGGVIERDPDGSPRGLLREIPGYDPVFRLIPAPSRPLLDRLYGRALAQAYRRGVTGVHSFDGPAGFAWFIERAARGALGLRINYYAPAPGLPELRAAGTRYGAGDDFLRVAGIKIFADGSLGSRTALCYQPYRDDRRNRGVEVTPPGKIASLARAAARLGLPCAIHAIGDRAVANVLDALAAAPPLRPPARHRIEHLQLVRRRDLPRLKKLNIVASVQPQQTVSDIEMVRAAWGGRAKDAYIFRALLDLGIDLAFGSDVPIEPLDPLAGIAAAVRRAHGPGEAFPDSGPAGKRARRGAGRDVFHPEQRITAAEALFAFTAGPAIAAGQAECRGRLLPGYPADFVILSQDPTRVAPLRLYDTEILATVLDGKVKYTAQGFSL, from the coding sequence ATGAAGTCCCGCTCGCTGATCTATAACGCCAACATCCTGACTCAGGACCGCCGCCTCGCGGTCGATTCGATGGCGATCGAGCGTGGGCGGATCGTCGCCGTCGGCGACAACCTCCGCGGCGTCGGCCCTTTCGCCGGTTTCGACCGCATCGACCTCAGGCGCCGGACCGTCGTGCCCGGCTTTGTCGACGCCCACACCCACTTCTACTACTACGCCCTCTCCCTCGGGCGCATCGACCTCCACGGCGTCGATTCCCTGGACGAGTGCCTTCGCCTCATCCGTGGCTTCTGCCGCGGCCTTGGCCCCGATGACTGGGTGGTCGGTGAGGGCTACCGCCCCGATCTCTTCGCCGGACGAGTCGAACCGGACCGCCGCCAGCTCGACCGAGTGGTCGGCCGCCGCCCGGCGTTCATTTTCTCGCATGACCAGCACTCGGCCTGGGTGAGCACGCGGGCGCTGGAACTCGCCGGCCTCACCCGGCGCACGCCGGATCCGGCCGGCGGAGTCATCGAGCGCGACCCCGATGGTTCTCCGCGCGGCCTCCTCCGCGAGATCCCGGGCTACGACCCGGTGTTCCGGCTCATACCCGCGCCCTCGCGGCCGCTCCTCGACCGCCTCTATGGGCGGGCCCTGGCGCAGGCCTACCGCCGGGGCGTCACCGGCGTGCACTCGTTCGATGGTCCGGCGGGGTTCGCCTGGTTCATCGAACGCGCCGCCCGCGGTGCGCTCGGCCTCCGCATCAACTACTACGCCCCCGCCCCGGGCCTGCCCGAACTGCGCGCTGCCGGCACCCGCTACGGCGCCGGCGATGACTTCCTCCGCGTCGCCGGCATCAAGATTTTCGCCGATGGTTCCCTGGGGAGCCGGACCGCCCTGTGCTATCAGCCGTACCGCGACGACCGGCGGAACCGCGGCGTCGAGGTCACCCCGCCGGGCAAGATCGCTTCGCTTGCGCGCGCGGCCGCCCGCCTCGGCCTTCCCTGCGCCATCCACGCCATCGGCGACCGCGCCGTCGCGAATGTCCTCGACGCGCTCGCGGCCGCCCCGCCCCTCCGCCCGCCCGCCCGCCACCGCATCGAACATCTCCAACTGGTCCGCCGCCGGGATCTCCCGCGCCTGAAGAAATTGAATATTGTCGCCTCCGTGCAGCCGCAGCAGACGGTTTCCGACATCGAGATGGTCCGCGCCGCCTGGGGCGGGCGCGCCAAGGACGCTTACATCTTCCGCGCCCTGCTCGATCTCGGCATTGATCTGGCGTTCGGCTCGGACGTGCCGATTGAGCCGCTCGATCCGCTCGCCGGAATCGCCGCCGCCGTCCGCCGCGCCCACGGACCCGGCGAGGCCTTCCCCGATTCCGGTCCCGCCGGAAAGCGGGCCCGGCGCGGCGCTGGCCGTGACGTCTTTCATCCGGAGCAGCGGATCACCGCGGCCGAGGCGCTCTTTGCCTTCACCGCCGGCCCGGCTATCGCCGCCGGCCAGGCCGAATGCCGCGGCCGCCTCCTCCCCGGCTACCCGGCCGACTTCGTCATCCTCTCGCAGGACCCCACCCGCGTCGCCCCGCTGCGCCTCTACGACACCGAGATCCTCGCGACCGTGCTGGACGGAAAGGTGAAATACACGGCGCAGGGGTTTTCATTGTAG
- a CDS encoding PAS domain S-box protein, whose protein sequence is MAERANGKPTWVERRIPAIGAIVLAVAVGVYAWIGISESRKDSLGLLVTQGAAFTEALAQAAAGAIEAEAFYDYLVHLRFEEVFVTVSQLALDPRTAAELTEAALLHDLDAIYLCDLEGNVLATGAAPAWEGLLPQFVQAEVRTLGDNPQTNYVLLLEPATREHGARHYYLQIANTLDRIAVLVADAQYYVEALRQTQIGYLVQRMAEEPGVVYIIYQSTDGIIFSSRRTGPLLAIESDPFLTQALDADTIMHRTSEFQGERVLELVRPFATSEYPFGLFRVGLSLGRYYSVSRRFDLQMAALSAALFGVLLFGLLYLAARRKRRELGRQYTDIKSLTDVIFDRMRTGVAAVDDRGVITLANRAFEQIVGAAGVLGRNWDDAVTAPALARENLRRWMAAGEEKELTAAIGDREKTLVLAVSAIGQRRDEGMVIVLYDVTRLKEYERRALRRARLSELGDLAAGVAHEIRNPLNTISIAAQRLAAEFTPTANREEFVGFTGQIRAETRRLNDIITRFLALAREEKKGRQKVALDRLIADAVVFLGLEARKIGIALEAECEPGLTLEADPDELRQVLTNLFNNAKEALAGQPGRIRVQARRAGDGRVALTFEDSGPGIAEDLRERVFAPYFTTKEAGTGLGLPTVYRIVSDLGGEVRVERSDLGGARFVIAV, encoded by the coding sequence ATGGCCGAGCGTGCCAACGGGAAGCCCACCTGGGTGGAGCGCCGGATTCCGGCGATCGGGGCGATTGTGCTGGCAGTCGCGGTGGGCGTGTACGCCTGGATCGGGATCTCGGAGAGCCGCAAAGACAGTCTCGGCCTGCTGGTGACGCAGGGGGCGGCCTTCACCGAGGCGCTGGCCCAGGCCGCGGCCGGGGCGATCGAGGCCGAGGCCTTCTACGACTACCTCGTCCACCTCCGGTTCGAAGAGGTCTTCGTCACGGTGTCGCAGCTTGCGCTCGATCCGCGGACAGCGGCTGAGCTGACCGAGGCCGCTCTCCTGCACGATCTCGACGCGATCTACCTGTGCGATCTCGAGGGGAACGTGCTGGCGACCGGCGCGGCGCCGGCCTGGGAGGGGCTGCTGCCCCAGTTCGTACAGGCCGAGGTCCGAACGTTGGGGGACAACCCGCAGACGAACTACGTACTGCTTCTGGAGCCGGCGACGCGGGAGCACGGCGCCCGCCACTACTATCTCCAGATCGCCAACACACTCGACCGGATCGCCGTGCTGGTCGCCGACGCGCAGTACTACGTCGAGGCGCTCCGCCAGACGCAGATCGGCTACCTGGTGCAGCGGATGGCGGAGGAGCCGGGGGTTGTGTACATCATCTACCAGTCGACCGACGGAATCATCTTCTCCTCGCGGCGCACCGGACCGCTGCTGGCGATCGAGTCGGATCCGTTTCTCACGCAGGCGCTCGATGCCGACACGATCATGCACCGGACCAGCGAGTTCCAGGGGGAGCGGGTGCTGGAGCTCGTGCGGCCGTTCGCGACCAGCGAGTACCCGTTCGGGCTGTTCCGGGTGGGGCTGTCGCTCGGCCGCTACTACAGCGTGTCGCGGCGGTTCGATCTGCAGATGGCGGCGCTCTCGGCGGCGCTGTTCGGGGTGCTTCTGTTCGGCCTGCTCTACCTGGCGGCGCGGCGGAAGCGCCGAGAGCTGGGGCGGCAGTACACGGACATCAAATCGCTCACCGACGTGATATTCGACCGGATGCGCACCGGGGTCGCGGCCGTGGATGATCGGGGGGTGATCACGCTGGCAAACCGGGCCTTCGAACAGATCGTGGGCGCGGCCGGGGTGCTGGGCAGGAACTGGGACGACGCGGTGACGGCGCCGGCGCTCGCGCGGGAGAACCTTCGGCGGTGGATGGCTGCGGGCGAGGAGAAGGAGCTGACGGCCGCGATCGGCGACCGGGAGAAGACGCTCGTGCTGGCGGTTTCGGCGATCGGGCAGCGGCGCGACGAGGGCATGGTGATCGTTCTGTACGACGTGACGCGCCTGAAGGAGTACGAGCGGCGGGCGCTGCGGCGGGCGCGGCTATCGGAGCTGGGCGACCTCGCAGCCGGGGTGGCCCACGAGATCCGCAACCCGCTCAACACGATTTCGATCGCGGCCCAGCGGCTGGCGGCGGAATTCACGCCGACTGCGAACCGCGAGGAGTTTGTCGGGTTCACCGGGCAGATCCGGGCCGAGACACGGCGGCTCAACGACATCATCACGCGCTTCCTCGCTCTCGCGCGCGAGGAGAAGAAGGGGCGGCAGAAGGTCGCGCTCGACCGGCTGATCGCCGACGCCGTGGTGTTCCTCGGGCTGGAGGCCCGGAAGATCGGAATCGCCCTGGAGGCGGAGTGCGAGCCGGGGCTGACGCTCGAAGCCGATCCCGACGAGCTGCGGCAGGTGCTGACGAATCTGTTCAACAACGCGAAAGAGGCGCTGGCGGGGCAGCCGGGGCGGATCCGGGTGCAGGCCCGGCGCGCCGGCGACGGCCGGGTCGCACTCACGTTTGAGGACAGCGGGCCGGGGATCGCCGAGGATCTGCGCGAGCGGGTGTTCGCGCCCTATTTCACGACCAAGGAGGCCGGGACGGGGCTGGGGCTGCCGACCGTGTACCGCATTGTCAGCGACCTGGGCGGGGAGGTACGGGTGGAGCGGAGCGATCTCGGCGGGGCGCGGTTTGTGATCGCGGTCTGA